The Manis javanica isolate MJ-LG chromosome 4, MJ_LKY, whole genome shotgun sequence genome contains a region encoding:
- the ERAL1 gene encoding GTPase Era, mitochondrial isoform X1 — protein sequence MAARGRRGAVLLGEVLRVWQRGPDVGSQWVTRLPLLLGCQQRCMPCVLGASFSGSRLASASNRYGQTSALDCILGLTQPDSSLTSRVPAVSVRRDEQDLLLVHRPDMPENPRVLRVVLLGAPNAGKSTLSNQLLGRKVFPVSKKVHTTRCRALGVITEKEAQVVLLDTPGLISPAKQKRHNLERSLLEDPWKSMESADLVVVLVDVSDKWTRNQLSPQVLQCLTQFSQVPSILVMNKVDCLKQKSVLLELTAALTEGVVNGKKLKMMQAFHSQLNTHCPSPPAKGHNTQSAGSPQRIGWPHFQEIFMLSSLSQEDVKTLKQYLLTQARPGPWEFHSGVLTSQMPEEICTNIIREKLLEHLPQEIPYSVQQKTVMWEEGPSGELMIVQNLLVPKESHVKILIGPEGHLISCIAQEVSRDLMDIFLCDVQLRLSVKLLR from the exons ATGGCTGCCCGTGGCCGGCGTGGTGCTGTGCTTCTTGGAGAGGTGTTAAGGGTCTGGCAGCGGGGCCCTGACGTCGGGAGTCAGTGGGTGACCCGGCTCCCCTTGCTCTTGGGCTGTCAGCAGAGGTGCATGCCCTGTGTCCTGGGCGCCTCTTTCTCTGGTTCCCGCCTAGCCTCGGCCTCAAACCGTTACGGCCAGACCTCAGCCCTGGACTGCATCCTCGGACTCACCCAGCCCGACAGTTCATTGACTTCTCGAGTCCCCGCCGTGTCTGTGCGCAGAG ATGAACAGGATCTCCTCTTGGTCCATCGCCCCGACATGCCTGAGAACCCCCGGGTCCTGCGAGTGGTCCTCCTGGGTGCCCCGAATGCAGGGAAGTCAACACTCTCCAACCAGCTGCTTGGCCGAAAA GTGTTCCCTGTCTCCAAGAAGGTGCACACCACTCGTTGCCGAGCTCTGGGAGTCATCACAGAGAAAGAGGCCCAAGTG GTCCTACTAGACACACCTGGCCTCATCAGCCCTGCTAAACAGAAAAG GCACAATCTAGAGCGCTCCTTGTTGGAAGATCCATGGAAGAGCATGGAATCTGCTGATCTGG TTGTGGTTCTTGTGGATGTCTCAGACAAGTGGACTCGGAACCAGCTCAGCCCTCAGGTGCTCCAGTGCTTGACCCAGTTCTCTCAAGTCCCCAGCATCCTTGTCATGAACAAG GTCGATTGCTTGAAGCAGAAGTCAGTTCTCCTGGAGCTCACAGCAGCTCTCACTGAAGGTGTGGTCAATGGCAAGAAGCTCAAGATGATGCAGGCCTTTCACTCACAGCTAAACACTCATTGCCCTAGCCCACCAGCTAAGGGCCATAACACGCAGTCTGCGGGAAGCCCTCAGAGGATTGGCTGGCCCCATTTCCAGGAGATTTTCATGTTGTCATCCCTCAGCCAAGAGGATGTGAAAACACTAAAG CAATACCTCCTGACACAGGCCCGGCCAGGGCCCTGGGAGTTCCATAGTGGAGTCCTCACTAGCCAGATGCCTGAGGAGATCTGCACCAACATCATCCGAGAGAAGCTCCTAGAGCACCTGCCTCAGGAGATACCCTACAGTGTGCAACAG AAGACGGTGATGTGGGAGGAAGGGCCAAGTGGGGAGCTGATGATTGTACAGAATCTTCTGGTGCCCAAAGAATCCCATGTG AAAATCCTGATTGGTCCAGAGGGGCACCTGATCTCCTGTATCGCACAGGAGGTGAGCAGGGACCTCATGGACATCTTCCTCTGTGATGTTCAGCTCCGCCTCTCTGTGAAGCTCCTCCGGTGA
- the ERAL1 gene encoding GTPase Era, mitochondrial isoform X5: MAARGRRGAVLLGEVLRVWQRGPDVGSQWVTRLPLLLGCQQRCMPCVLGASFSGSRLASASNRYGQTSALDCILGLTQPDSSLTSRVPAVSVRRDEQDLLLVHRPDMPENPRVLRVVLLGAPNAGKSTLSNQLLGRKVFPVSKKVHTTRCRALGVITEKEAQVVLLDTPGLISPAKQKRHNLERSLLEDPWKSMESADLVVVLVDVSDKWTRNQLSPQVLQCLTQFSQVPSILVMNKVDCLKQKSVLLELTAALTEGVVNGKKLKMMQAFHSQLNTHCPSPPAKGHNTQSAGSPQRIGWPHFQEIFMLSSLSQEDVKTLKQYLLTQARPGPWEFHSGVLTSQMPEEICTNIIREKLLEHLPQEIPYSVQQKTVMWEEGPSGELMIVQNLLVPKESHVLRLSVKLLR; encoded by the exons ATGGCTGCCCGTGGCCGGCGTGGTGCTGTGCTTCTTGGAGAGGTGTTAAGGGTCTGGCAGCGGGGCCCTGACGTCGGGAGTCAGTGGGTGACCCGGCTCCCCTTGCTCTTGGGCTGTCAGCAGAGGTGCATGCCCTGTGTCCTGGGCGCCTCTTTCTCTGGTTCCCGCCTAGCCTCGGCCTCAAACCGTTACGGCCAGACCTCAGCCCTGGACTGCATCCTCGGACTCACCCAGCCCGACAGTTCATTGACTTCTCGAGTCCCCGCCGTGTCTGTGCGCAGAG ATGAACAGGATCTCCTCTTGGTCCATCGCCCCGACATGCCTGAGAACCCCCGGGTCCTGCGAGTGGTCCTCCTGGGTGCCCCGAATGCAGGGAAGTCAACACTCTCCAACCAGCTGCTTGGCCGAAAA GTGTTCCCTGTCTCCAAGAAGGTGCACACCACTCGTTGCCGAGCTCTGGGAGTCATCACAGAGAAAGAGGCCCAAGTG GTCCTACTAGACACACCTGGCCTCATCAGCCCTGCTAAACAGAAAAG GCACAATCTAGAGCGCTCCTTGTTGGAAGATCCATGGAAGAGCATGGAATCTGCTGATCTGG TTGTGGTTCTTGTGGATGTCTCAGACAAGTGGACTCGGAACCAGCTCAGCCCTCAGGTGCTCCAGTGCTTGACCCAGTTCTCTCAAGTCCCCAGCATCCTTGTCATGAACAAG GTCGATTGCTTGAAGCAGAAGTCAGTTCTCCTGGAGCTCACAGCAGCTCTCACTGAAGGTGTGGTCAATGGCAAGAAGCTCAAGATGATGCAGGCCTTTCACTCACAGCTAAACACTCATTGCCCTAGCCCACCAGCTAAGGGCCATAACACGCAGTCTGCGGGAAGCCCTCAGAGGATTGGCTGGCCCCATTTCCAGGAGATTTTCATGTTGTCATCCCTCAGCCAAGAGGATGTGAAAACACTAAAG CAATACCTCCTGACACAGGCCCGGCCAGGGCCCTGGGAGTTCCATAGTGGAGTCCTCACTAGCCAGATGCCTGAGGAGATCTGCACCAACATCATCCGAGAGAAGCTCCTAGAGCACCTGCCTCAGGAGATACCCTACAGTGTGCAACAG AAGACGGTGATGTGGGAGGAAGGGCCAAGTGGGGAGCTGATGATTGTACAGAATCTTCTGGTGCCCAAAGAATCCCATGTG CTCCGCCTCTCTGTGAAGCTCCTCCGGTGA
- the ERAL1 gene encoding GTPase Era, mitochondrial isoform X7 yields MAARGRRGAVLLGEVLRVWQRGPDVGSQWVTRLPLLLGCQQRCMPCVLGASFSGSRLASASNRYGQTSALDCILGLTQPDSSLTSRVPAVSVRRDEQDLLLVHRPDMPENPRVLRVVLLGAPNAGKSTLSNQLLGRKVFPVSKKVHTTRCRALGVITEKEAQVVLLDTPGLISPAKQKRHNLERSLLEDPWKSMESADLVVVLVDVSDKWTRNQLSPQVLQCLTQFSQVPSILVMNKVDCLKQKSVLLELTAALTEGVVNGKKLKMMQAFHSQLNTHCPSPPAKGHNTQSAGSPQRIGWPHFQEIFMLSSLSQEDVKTLKQYLLTQARPGPWEFHSGVLTSQMPEEICTNIIREKLLEHLPQEIPYSVQQEVSRDLMDIFLCDVQLRLSVKLLR; encoded by the exons ATGGCTGCCCGTGGCCGGCGTGGTGCTGTGCTTCTTGGAGAGGTGTTAAGGGTCTGGCAGCGGGGCCCTGACGTCGGGAGTCAGTGGGTGACCCGGCTCCCCTTGCTCTTGGGCTGTCAGCAGAGGTGCATGCCCTGTGTCCTGGGCGCCTCTTTCTCTGGTTCCCGCCTAGCCTCGGCCTCAAACCGTTACGGCCAGACCTCAGCCCTGGACTGCATCCTCGGACTCACCCAGCCCGACAGTTCATTGACTTCTCGAGTCCCCGCCGTGTCTGTGCGCAGAG ATGAACAGGATCTCCTCTTGGTCCATCGCCCCGACATGCCTGAGAACCCCCGGGTCCTGCGAGTGGTCCTCCTGGGTGCCCCGAATGCAGGGAAGTCAACACTCTCCAACCAGCTGCTTGGCCGAAAA GTGTTCCCTGTCTCCAAGAAGGTGCACACCACTCGTTGCCGAGCTCTGGGAGTCATCACAGAGAAAGAGGCCCAAGTG GTCCTACTAGACACACCTGGCCTCATCAGCCCTGCTAAACAGAAAAG GCACAATCTAGAGCGCTCCTTGTTGGAAGATCCATGGAAGAGCATGGAATCTGCTGATCTGG TTGTGGTTCTTGTGGATGTCTCAGACAAGTGGACTCGGAACCAGCTCAGCCCTCAGGTGCTCCAGTGCTTGACCCAGTTCTCTCAAGTCCCCAGCATCCTTGTCATGAACAAG GTCGATTGCTTGAAGCAGAAGTCAGTTCTCCTGGAGCTCACAGCAGCTCTCACTGAAGGTGTGGTCAATGGCAAGAAGCTCAAGATGATGCAGGCCTTTCACTCACAGCTAAACACTCATTGCCCTAGCCCACCAGCTAAGGGCCATAACACGCAGTCTGCGGGAAGCCCTCAGAGGATTGGCTGGCCCCATTTCCAGGAGATTTTCATGTTGTCATCCCTCAGCCAAGAGGATGTGAAAACACTAAAG CAATACCTCCTGACACAGGCCCGGCCAGGGCCCTGGGAGTTCCATAGTGGAGTCCTCACTAGCCAGATGCCTGAGGAGATCTGCACCAACATCATCCGAGAGAAGCTCCTAGAGCACCTGCCTCAGGAGATACCCTACAGTGTGCAACAG GAGGTGAGCAGGGACCTCATGGACATCTTCCTCTGTGATGTTCAGCTCCGCCTCTCTGTGAAGCTCCTCCGGTGA
- the ERAL1 gene encoding GTPase Era, mitochondrial isoform X6 codes for MAARGRRGAVLLGEVLRVWQRGPDVGSQWVTRLPLLLGCQQRCMPCVLGASFSGSRLASASNRYGQTSALDCILGLTQPDSSLTSRVPAVSVRRDEQDLLLVHRPDMPENPRVLRVVLLGAPNAGKSTLSNQLLGRKVFPVSKKVHTTRCRALGVITEKEAQVVLLDTPGLISPAKQKRHNLERSLLEDPWKSMESADLVVVLVDVSDKWTRNQLSPQVLQCLTQFSQVPSILVMNKVDCLKQKSVLLELTAALTEGVVNGKKLKMMQAFHSQLNTHCPSPPAKGHNTQSAGSPQRIGWPHFQEIFMLSSLSQEDVKTLKQYLLTQARPGPWEFHSGVLTSQMPEEICTNIIREKLLEHLPQEIPYSVQQVQAQKNDLEAPYQPHTQLGSRDLGLRLSVKLLR; via the exons ATGGCTGCCCGTGGCCGGCGTGGTGCTGTGCTTCTTGGAGAGGTGTTAAGGGTCTGGCAGCGGGGCCCTGACGTCGGGAGTCAGTGGGTGACCCGGCTCCCCTTGCTCTTGGGCTGTCAGCAGAGGTGCATGCCCTGTGTCCTGGGCGCCTCTTTCTCTGGTTCCCGCCTAGCCTCGGCCTCAAACCGTTACGGCCAGACCTCAGCCCTGGACTGCATCCTCGGACTCACCCAGCCCGACAGTTCATTGACTTCTCGAGTCCCCGCCGTGTCTGTGCGCAGAG ATGAACAGGATCTCCTCTTGGTCCATCGCCCCGACATGCCTGAGAACCCCCGGGTCCTGCGAGTGGTCCTCCTGGGTGCCCCGAATGCAGGGAAGTCAACACTCTCCAACCAGCTGCTTGGCCGAAAA GTGTTCCCTGTCTCCAAGAAGGTGCACACCACTCGTTGCCGAGCTCTGGGAGTCATCACAGAGAAAGAGGCCCAAGTG GTCCTACTAGACACACCTGGCCTCATCAGCCCTGCTAAACAGAAAAG GCACAATCTAGAGCGCTCCTTGTTGGAAGATCCATGGAAGAGCATGGAATCTGCTGATCTGG TTGTGGTTCTTGTGGATGTCTCAGACAAGTGGACTCGGAACCAGCTCAGCCCTCAGGTGCTCCAGTGCTTGACCCAGTTCTCTCAAGTCCCCAGCATCCTTGTCATGAACAAG GTCGATTGCTTGAAGCAGAAGTCAGTTCTCCTGGAGCTCACAGCAGCTCTCACTGAAGGTGTGGTCAATGGCAAGAAGCTCAAGATGATGCAGGCCTTTCACTCACAGCTAAACACTCATTGCCCTAGCCCACCAGCTAAGGGCCATAACACGCAGTCTGCGGGAAGCCCTCAGAGGATTGGCTGGCCCCATTTCCAGGAGATTTTCATGTTGTCATCCCTCAGCCAAGAGGATGTGAAAACACTAAAG CAATACCTCCTGACACAGGCCCGGCCAGGGCCCTGGGAGTTCCATAGTGGAGTCCTCACTAGCCAGATGCCTGAGGAGATCTGCACCAACATCATCCGAGAGAAGCTCCTAGAGCACCTGCCTCAGGAGATACCCTACAGTGTGCAACAGGTACAGGCACAGAAAAACGACCTGGAGGCCCCCTACCAGCCACACACCCAGCTGGGTTCCAGAGATTTAGGG CTCCGCCTCTCTGTGAAGCTCCTCCGGTGA
- the ERAL1 gene encoding GTPase Era, mitochondrial isoform X3, which translates to MAARGRRGAVLLGEVLRVWQRGPDVGSQWVTRLPLLLGCQQRCMPCVLGASFSGSRLASASNRYGQTSALDCILGLTQPDSSLTSRVPAVSVRRDEQDLLLVHRPDMPENPRVLRVVLLGAPNAGKSTLSNQLLGRKVFPVSKKVHTTRCRALGVITEKEAQVVLLDTPGLISPAKQKRHNLERSLLEDPWKSMESADLVVVLVDVSDKWTRNQLSPQVLQCLTQFSQVPSILVMNKVDCLKQKSVLLELTAALTEGVVNGKKLKMMQAFHSQLNTHCPSPPAKGHNTQSAGSPQRIGWPHFQEIFMLSSLSQEDVKTLKQYLLTQARPGPWEFHSGVLTSQMPEEICTNIIREKLLEHLPQEIPYSVQQVQAQKNDLEAPYQPHTQLGSRDLGEVSRDLMDIFLCDVQLRLSVKLLR; encoded by the exons ATGGCTGCCCGTGGCCGGCGTGGTGCTGTGCTTCTTGGAGAGGTGTTAAGGGTCTGGCAGCGGGGCCCTGACGTCGGGAGTCAGTGGGTGACCCGGCTCCCCTTGCTCTTGGGCTGTCAGCAGAGGTGCATGCCCTGTGTCCTGGGCGCCTCTTTCTCTGGTTCCCGCCTAGCCTCGGCCTCAAACCGTTACGGCCAGACCTCAGCCCTGGACTGCATCCTCGGACTCACCCAGCCCGACAGTTCATTGACTTCTCGAGTCCCCGCCGTGTCTGTGCGCAGAG ATGAACAGGATCTCCTCTTGGTCCATCGCCCCGACATGCCTGAGAACCCCCGGGTCCTGCGAGTGGTCCTCCTGGGTGCCCCGAATGCAGGGAAGTCAACACTCTCCAACCAGCTGCTTGGCCGAAAA GTGTTCCCTGTCTCCAAGAAGGTGCACACCACTCGTTGCCGAGCTCTGGGAGTCATCACAGAGAAAGAGGCCCAAGTG GTCCTACTAGACACACCTGGCCTCATCAGCCCTGCTAAACAGAAAAG GCACAATCTAGAGCGCTCCTTGTTGGAAGATCCATGGAAGAGCATGGAATCTGCTGATCTGG TTGTGGTTCTTGTGGATGTCTCAGACAAGTGGACTCGGAACCAGCTCAGCCCTCAGGTGCTCCAGTGCTTGACCCAGTTCTCTCAAGTCCCCAGCATCCTTGTCATGAACAAG GTCGATTGCTTGAAGCAGAAGTCAGTTCTCCTGGAGCTCACAGCAGCTCTCACTGAAGGTGTGGTCAATGGCAAGAAGCTCAAGATGATGCAGGCCTTTCACTCACAGCTAAACACTCATTGCCCTAGCCCACCAGCTAAGGGCCATAACACGCAGTCTGCGGGAAGCCCTCAGAGGATTGGCTGGCCCCATTTCCAGGAGATTTTCATGTTGTCATCCCTCAGCCAAGAGGATGTGAAAACACTAAAG CAATACCTCCTGACACAGGCCCGGCCAGGGCCCTGGGAGTTCCATAGTGGAGTCCTCACTAGCCAGATGCCTGAGGAGATCTGCACCAACATCATCCGAGAGAAGCTCCTAGAGCACCTGCCTCAGGAGATACCCTACAGTGTGCAACAGGTACAGGCACAGAAAAACGACCTGGAGGCCCCCTACCAGCCACACACCCAGCTGGGTTCCAGAGATTTAGGG GAGGTGAGCAGGGACCTCATGGACATCTTCCTCTGTGATGTTCAGCTCCGCCTCTCTGTGAAGCTCCTCCGGTGA
- the ERAL1 gene encoding GTPase Era, mitochondrial isoform X4 — MAARGRRGAVLLGEVLRVWQRGPDVGSQWVTRLPLLLGCQQRCMPCVLGASFSGSRLASASNRYGQTSALDCILGLTQPDSSLTSRVPAVSVRRDEQDLLLVHRPDMPENPRVLRVVLLGAPNAGKSTLSNQLLGRKVFPVSKKVHTTRCRALGVITEKEAQVVLLDTPGLISPAKQKRHNLERSLLEDPWKSMESADLVVVLVDVSDKWTRNQLSPQVLQCLTQFSQVPSILVMNKVDCLKQKSVLLELTAALTEGVVNGKKLKMMQAFHSQLNTHCPSPPAKGHNTQSAGSPQRIGWPHFQEIFMLSSLSQEDVKTLKQYLLTQARPGPWEFHSGVLTSQMPEEICTNIIREKLLEHLPQEIPYSVQQKILIGPEGHLISCIAQEVSRDLMDIFLCDVQLRLSVKLLR; from the exons ATGGCTGCCCGTGGCCGGCGTGGTGCTGTGCTTCTTGGAGAGGTGTTAAGGGTCTGGCAGCGGGGCCCTGACGTCGGGAGTCAGTGGGTGACCCGGCTCCCCTTGCTCTTGGGCTGTCAGCAGAGGTGCATGCCCTGTGTCCTGGGCGCCTCTTTCTCTGGTTCCCGCCTAGCCTCGGCCTCAAACCGTTACGGCCAGACCTCAGCCCTGGACTGCATCCTCGGACTCACCCAGCCCGACAGTTCATTGACTTCTCGAGTCCCCGCCGTGTCTGTGCGCAGAG ATGAACAGGATCTCCTCTTGGTCCATCGCCCCGACATGCCTGAGAACCCCCGGGTCCTGCGAGTGGTCCTCCTGGGTGCCCCGAATGCAGGGAAGTCAACACTCTCCAACCAGCTGCTTGGCCGAAAA GTGTTCCCTGTCTCCAAGAAGGTGCACACCACTCGTTGCCGAGCTCTGGGAGTCATCACAGAGAAAGAGGCCCAAGTG GTCCTACTAGACACACCTGGCCTCATCAGCCCTGCTAAACAGAAAAG GCACAATCTAGAGCGCTCCTTGTTGGAAGATCCATGGAAGAGCATGGAATCTGCTGATCTGG TTGTGGTTCTTGTGGATGTCTCAGACAAGTGGACTCGGAACCAGCTCAGCCCTCAGGTGCTCCAGTGCTTGACCCAGTTCTCTCAAGTCCCCAGCATCCTTGTCATGAACAAG GTCGATTGCTTGAAGCAGAAGTCAGTTCTCCTGGAGCTCACAGCAGCTCTCACTGAAGGTGTGGTCAATGGCAAGAAGCTCAAGATGATGCAGGCCTTTCACTCACAGCTAAACACTCATTGCCCTAGCCCACCAGCTAAGGGCCATAACACGCAGTCTGCGGGAAGCCCTCAGAGGATTGGCTGGCCCCATTTCCAGGAGATTTTCATGTTGTCATCCCTCAGCCAAGAGGATGTGAAAACACTAAAG CAATACCTCCTGACACAGGCCCGGCCAGGGCCCTGGGAGTTCCATAGTGGAGTCCTCACTAGCCAGATGCCTGAGGAGATCTGCACCAACATCATCCGAGAGAAGCTCCTAGAGCACCTGCCTCAGGAGATACCCTACAGTGTGCAACAG AAAATCCTGATTGGTCCAGAGGGGCACCTGATCTCCTGTATCGCACAGGAGGTGAGCAGGGACCTCATGGACATCTTCCTCTGTGATGTTCAGCTCCGCCTCTCTGTGAAGCTCCTCCGGTGA
- the ERAL1 gene encoding GTPase Era, mitochondrial isoform X8: MAARGRRGAVLLGEVLRVWQRGPDVGSQWVTRLPLLLGCQQRCMPCVLGASFSGSRLASASNRYGQTSALDCILGLTQPDSSLTSRVPAVSVRRDEQDLLLVHRPDMPENPRVLRVVLLGAPNAGKSTLSNQLLGRKVFPVSKKVHTTRCRALGVITEKEAQVVLLDTPGLISPAKQKRHNLERSLLEDPWKSMESADLVVVLVDVSDKWTRNQLSPQVLQCLTQFSQVPSILVMNKVDCLKQKSVLLELTAALTEGVVNGKKLKMMQAFHSQLNTHCPSPPAKGHNTQSAGSPQRIGWPHFQEIFMLSSLSQEDVKTLKQYLLTQARPGPWEFHSGVLTSQMPEEICTNIIREKLLEHLPQEIPYSVQQLRLSVKLLR, translated from the exons ATGGCTGCCCGTGGCCGGCGTGGTGCTGTGCTTCTTGGAGAGGTGTTAAGGGTCTGGCAGCGGGGCCCTGACGTCGGGAGTCAGTGGGTGACCCGGCTCCCCTTGCTCTTGGGCTGTCAGCAGAGGTGCATGCCCTGTGTCCTGGGCGCCTCTTTCTCTGGTTCCCGCCTAGCCTCGGCCTCAAACCGTTACGGCCAGACCTCAGCCCTGGACTGCATCCTCGGACTCACCCAGCCCGACAGTTCATTGACTTCTCGAGTCCCCGCCGTGTCTGTGCGCAGAG ATGAACAGGATCTCCTCTTGGTCCATCGCCCCGACATGCCTGAGAACCCCCGGGTCCTGCGAGTGGTCCTCCTGGGTGCCCCGAATGCAGGGAAGTCAACACTCTCCAACCAGCTGCTTGGCCGAAAA GTGTTCCCTGTCTCCAAGAAGGTGCACACCACTCGTTGCCGAGCTCTGGGAGTCATCACAGAGAAAGAGGCCCAAGTG GTCCTACTAGACACACCTGGCCTCATCAGCCCTGCTAAACAGAAAAG GCACAATCTAGAGCGCTCCTTGTTGGAAGATCCATGGAAGAGCATGGAATCTGCTGATCTGG TTGTGGTTCTTGTGGATGTCTCAGACAAGTGGACTCGGAACCAGCTCAGCCCTCAGGTGCTCCAGTGCTTGACCCAGTTCTCTCAAGTCCCCAGCATCCTTGTCATGAACAAG GTCGATTGCTTGAAGCAGAAGTCAGTTCTCCTGGAGCTCACAGCAGCTCTCACTGAAGGTGTGGTCAATGGCAAGAAGCTCAAGATGATGCAGGCCTTTCACTCACAGCTAAACACTCATTGCCCTAGCCCACCAGCTAAGGGCCATAACACGCAGTCTGCGGGAAGCCCTCAGAGGATTGGCTGGCCCCATTTCCAGGAGATTTTCATGTTGTCATCCCTCAGCCAAGAGGATGTGAAAACACTAAAG CAATACCTCCTGACACAGGCCCGGCCAGGGCCCTGGGAGTTCCATAGTGGAGTCCTCACTAGCCAGATGCCTGAGGAGATCTGCACCAACATCATCCGAGAGAAGCTCCTAGAGCACCTGCCTCAGGAGATACCCTACAGTGTGCAACAG CTCCGCCTCTCTGTGAAGCTCCTCCGGTGA
- the ERAL1 gene encoding GTPase Era, mitochondrial isoform X2, which produces MAARGRRGAVLLGEVLRVWQRGPDVGSQWVTRLPLLLGCQQRCMPCVLGASFSGSRLASASNRYGQTSALDCILGLTQPDSSLTSRVPAVSVRRDEQDLLLVHRPDMPENPRVLRVVLLGAPNAGKSTLSNQLLGRKVFPVSKKVHTTRCRALGVITEKEAQVVLLDTPGLISPAKQKRHNLERSLLEDPWKSMESADLVVVLVDVSDKWTRNQLSPQVLQCLTQFSQVPSILVMNKVDCLKQKSVLLELTAALTEGVVNGKKLKMMQAFHSQLNTHCPSPPAKGHNTQSAGSPQRIGWPHFQEIFMLSSLSQEDVKTLKQYLLTQARPGPWEFHSGVLTSQMPEEICTNIIREKLLEHLPQEIPYSVQQKTVMWEEGPSGELMIVQNLLVPKESHVEVSRDLMDIFLCDVQLRLSVKLLR; this is translated from the exons ATGGCTGCCCGTGGCCGGCGTGGTGCTGTGCTTCTTGGAGAGGTGTTAAGGGTCTGGCAGCGGGGCCCTGACGTCGGGAGTCAGTGGGTGACCCGGCTCCCCTTGCTCTTGGGCTGTCAGCAGAGGTGCATGCCCTGTGTCCTGGGCGCCTCTTTCTCTGGTTCCCGCCTAGCCTCGGCCTCAAACCGTTACGGCCAGACCTCAGCCCTGGACTGCATCCTCGGACTCACCCAGCCCGACAGTTCATTGACTTCTCGAGTCCCCGCCGTGTCTGTGCGCAGAG ATGAACAGGATCTCCTCTTGGTCCATCGCCCCGACATGCCTGAGAACCCCCGGGTCCTGCGAGTGGTCCTCCTGGGTGCCCCGAATGCAGGGAAGTCAACACTCTCCAACCAGCTGCTTGGCCGAAAA GTGTTCCCTGTCTCCAAGAAGGTGCACACCACTCGTTGCCGAGCTCTGGGAGTCATCACAGAGAAAGAGGCCCAAGTG GTCCTACTAGACACACCTGGCCTCATCAGCCCTGCTAAACAGAAAAG GCACAATCTAGAGCGCTCCTTGTTGGAAGATCCATGGAAGAGCATGGAATCTGCTGATCTGG TTGTGGTTCTTGTGGATGTCTCAGACAAGTGGACTCGGAACCAGCTCAGCCCTCAGGTGCTCCAGTGCTTGACCCAGTTCTCTCAAGTCCCCAGCATCCTTGTCATGAACAAG GTCGATTGCTTGAAGCAGAAGTCAGTTCTCCTGGAGCTCACAGCAGCTCTCACTGAAGGTGTGGTCAATGGCAAGAAGCTCAAGATGATGCAGGCCTTTCACTCACAGCTAAACACTCATTGCCCTAGCCCACCAGCTAAGGGCCATAACACGCAGTCTGCGGGAAGCCCTCAGAGGATTGGCTGGCCCCATTTCCAGGAGATTTTCATGTTGTCATCCCTCAGCCAAGAGGATGTGAAAACACTAAAG CAATACCTCCTGACACAGGCCCGGCCAGGGCCCTGGGAGTTCCATAGTGGAGTCCTCACTAGCCAGATGCCTGAGGAGATCTGCACCAACATCATCCGAGAGAAGCTCCTAGAGCACCTGCCTCAGGAGATACCCTACAGTGTGCAACAG AAGACGGTGATGTGGGAGGAAGGGCCAAGTGGGGAGCTGATGATTGTACAGAATCTTCTGGTGCCCAAAGAATCCCATGTG GAGGTGAGCAGGGACCTCATGGACATCTTCCTCTGTGATGTTCAGCTCCGCCTCTCTGTGAAGCTCCTCCGGTGA